In a single window of the Olivibacter sp. SDN3 genome:
- a CDS encoding thioredoxin family protein, whose protein sequence is MKNPKTNQFLALLLCLLLTSACQNREKQSAKEGKEQDYTYQPEKGRLTIVSETDNPELERVVLFRDNEKDSVTSVKPEEGKFKLEVDDITANEVYFLKLTGTSTKQGTSGLKWDELVPVLSTTSKELELVQQAFNDVGSISKVKFSIDGGGDEQELLNDWHASLVELQAEEEGQMEHYAIGGSGATKVADKKASSKSQASITQEFVDQQKPLISSFYLISRLGKHRQHAEDYQNLLDNASEQAQKSKYGLILAKHLDQLGAKVEQLDLEKQVVATDTRLSEIPWDSFKDRKYLLLSFWNSSDGPSAQAAKELKGAASELEPKGIDVLLIAVDDQFSKWQEAAKELDFKYNYKMRNEAKQPLVDTLYLSELPRLVLVKPDGEVVDDDLSLEQVKALE, encoded by the coding sequence ATGAAAAATCCTAAAACGAATCAATTCCTAGCTTTGCTCCTTTGTTTGCTGCTAACGTCGGCCTGCCAAAACCGGGAAAAGCAAAGCGCTAAAGAAGGCAAAGAACAAGACTATACTTATCAACCCGAAAAAGGTCGTTTAACGATTGTCAGCGAGACCGACAACCCTGAGCTGGAGCGCGTGGTGCTATTCAGGGATAACGAGAAAGACTCGGTGACATCGGTCAAGCCCGAAGAAGGGAAATTTAAGCTCGAGGTGGATGACATCACGGCCAATGAGGTCTATTTCTTAAAACTCACGGGCACATCCACGAAACAGGGAACGAGTGGTTTAAAATGGGATGAGCTAGTTCCCGTTCTGTCCACTACTTCCAAAGAGCTGGAGCTTGTTCAGCAAGCCTTCAACGATGTAGGTTCTATCAGCAAAGTGAAATTTTCCATTGATGGAGGTGGGGATGAACAAGAATTGCTAAACGACTGGCATGCTTCACTTGTGGAACTACAAGCAGAAGAGGAAGGGCAAATGGAGCATTATGCCATTGGCGGATCGGGTGCCACAAAGGTTGCCGACAAAAAAGCGTCATCCAAATCTCAGGCATCCATTACCCAGGAATTTGTTGATCAACAAAAGCCTCTGATCAGCTCATTTTACTTAATTTCTCGCTTGGGAAAACATCGTCAGCACGCCGAGGACTACCAAAATCTTTTGGATAACGCTTCAGAACAGGCACAAAAAAGTAAATATGGACTGATACTCGCTAAACATCTGGATCAGCTTGGGGCAAAAGTAGAGCAATTGGATCTTGAAAAACAGGTTGTAGCTACGGACACTCGCCTCTCGGAAATTCCCTGGGACTCTTTTAAGGATCGTAAATATCTACTGTTGTCGTTCTGGAACAGCTCGGACGGACCCTCTGCTCAAGCCGCGAAAGAATTGAAGGGAGCTGCATCTGAACTGGAGCCTAAGGGAATTGATGTGTTGCTGATCGCTGTAGATGACCAATTTTCAAAATGGCAAGAGGCAGCCAAAGAGCTGGATTTCAAGTATAATTATAAGATGCGAAATGAAGCAAAACAGCCATTGGTAGACACCTTATACCTTTCTGAACTTCCTCGATTGGTATTGGTTAAACCCGACGGCGAGGTCGTCGACGATGACCTGAGTCTCGAGCAAGTAAAGGCACTAGAGTAA
- a CDS encoding MotA/TolQ/ExbB proton channel family protein gives MIEFIDNLLFQLAELLHLPILIALFAMVIWTFVSIGTFLRASFGHHRSRHKLVNTFFTSNADKITTILSDNRDADIRLTELIRDWEKKQNHQLDYIRFLIKTGPSLGLIGTLIPMGKALSSLSDGDMGAMSGNMLTAFTSTIIGLLCGTVAYLISLQREKWLQADFLRCEAQAEILLRDAMEAEKVRGKSIPV, from the coding sequence ATGATTGAATTCATCGATAACTTACTCTTCCAACTGGCGGAACTTCTTCACTTACCTATTCTTATTGCACTTTTCGCCATGGTTATATGGACTTTTGTTAGTATTGGCACTTTTTTGCGGGCGAGTTTCGGACACCATCGATCGAGGCATAAACTGGTAAACACTTTTTTTACCTCGAATGCCGATAAGATAACCACTATTTTAAGCGATAACCGTGATGCCGATATCCGCCTGACCGAGTTGATTAGAGATTGGGAGAAAAAACAAAATCATCAATTGGACTATATACGTTTTCTCATCAAGACCGGTCCATCGCTCGGTTTAATCGGTACGCTGATTCCTATGGGGAAAGCGTTATCCTCTCTTTCGGACGGCGATATGGGGGCTATGTCTGGAAATATGCTGACAGCCTTTACCTCTACAATCATCGGTTTGCTTTGTGGTACCGTTGCCTATCTCATCAGCCTTCAACGGGAGAAATGGTTGCAGGCTGATTTTCTTCGCTGTGAGGCGCAGGCTGAAATTTTACTGCGTGACGCTATGGAAGCAGAAAAAGTAAGAGGTAAATCCATCCCTGTATAG
- a CDS encoding LacI family DNA-binding transcriptional regulator, protein MAEKKLSINDIAKHLNVAKSTVSFIINGKAEAHRISKEQEQRVLQYVKEIGFKPHYMAQSLATGKSNSIGLIVENIGDSFFGPIALMIEEQAKKSGYRIIYSSTLGDTQAALSVLQLFRDTKVDGFIIAPPLHMEEAVQQVINEGVPVIIFDRTLDGVETDYVGTNNREMAEKACEHFLEQGFKEIAFVTLDSSQSQMQERLDGYLSCMQSHHRAPIILQMAYSEERNNRKQEIIDFLQHHPEVDAIFFATNYLCISGLEALRTLGKSIPDDVGVIVFDEHDLFRLFTPAITSIVQPLEQLSTKIIDTLLSRIAGRQTKQAFQQHILPSNLVVRESSLRKNI, encoded by the coding sequence ATGGCCGAGAAAAAACTTTCCATCAATGATATAGCCAAACATCTTAACGTTGCCAAATCAACCGTATCCTTTATCATTAACGGTAAGGCAGAAGCCCATAGAATCAGTAAAGAACAAGAGCAAAGGGTGCTCCAATACGTAAAAGAGATCGGGTTCAAGCCGCATTATATGGCGCAAAGTCTCGCAACCGGAAAATCAAATAGTATCGGCTTGATCGTTGAGAACATAGGCGATTCATTTTTCGGACCGATTGCTTTAATGATTGAAGAACAAGCGAAAAAAAGTGGTTATCGCATCATCTATAGCAGTACTTTAGGTGACACACAAGCCGCGCTCTCTGTGCTGCAGTTATTCAGAGACACCAAGGTAGACGGGTTTATTATCGCTCCTCCTTTACATATGGAAGAAGCCGTGCAGCAAGTGATCAATGAAGGTGTACCGGTTATTATATTTGATAGAACGTTAGACGGTGTTGAAACGGATTATGTGGGTACCAATAACCGGGAGATGGCCGAGAAAGCGTGTGAACATTTTCTGGAACAAGGCTTTAAAGAGATTGCTTTTGTCACCTTAGACTCCTCACAAAGCCAAATGCAGGAGCGCCTAGACGGTTATCTCAGCTGCATGCAAAGCCATCACCGCGCGCCCATTATCCTCCAGATGGCCTATAGCGAAGAACGTAATAACCGAAAACAGGAAATTATAGATTTTTTACAGCATCACCCCGAAGTGGACGCGATTTTCTTCGCAACAAATTATCTTTGTATCAGTGGCCTGGAAGCCCTTCGTACACTCGGGAAAAGTATACCGGATGACGTTGGCGTCATTGTATTTGATGAACATGATCTGTTTCGGCTATTTACACCAGCCATCACTTCCATTGTCCAGCCCTTAGAACAATTAAGTACCAAAATTATCGATACCTTACTGAGCCGAATTGCAGGCAGGCAAACCAAACAGGCATTTCAGCAACATATCTTACCTTCTAATTTAGTGGTACGCGAATCCAGTTTACGCAAGAATATTTGA
- a CDS encoding DUF2149 domain-containing protein translates to MKLLNKHNTGNHEAPLEDPISGVANLFDISIVLIVAMMIALMTALNVLELFDPNTDVTLTKKNAKGEMEIISKKGKEIKVKKISPDEAAGQGERLGTAYQLEDGQIIYVPESE, encoded by the coding sequence ATGAAGTTATTGAATAAACATAATACTGGAAATCATGAAGCACCACTTGAAGATCCGATAAGTGGTGTAGCGAATCTTTTCGACATCAGTATTGTCCTCATTGTAGCAATGATGATTGCATTGATGACAGCATTGAATGTGCTGGAGCTCTTTGATCCGAATACCGACGTAACGCTCACCAAGAAAAATGCAAAAGGCGAGATGGAAATTATCTCTAAAAAGGGAAAGGAAATAAAAGTCAAAAAAATATCGCCGGATGAGGCTGCCGGACAAGGAGAGCGCCTGGGAACTGCCTATCAACTGGAAGACGGACAAATTATTTATGTACCTGAAAGTGAATGA
- a CDS encoding TonB-dependent receptor yields MMNSRILGLKLCLLVFPSFLLSDFPAAAKAHSKPIRQTVQQTTVKGQVLDVAGQPLPGATIRVKEGTSVTSTDVNGQFTIPAQNGQILQVSFTGYLTKDVATKAATELIITLEEDAAALDEVVVVGYSAQRRSSVTGAVASVNMSDVESRRVPSVTQALQGQVAGVQITQSSGAPGDGINVRIRGEGTIGNNNPLYVVDGVPSRDISFLNPTDIASMSVLKDASAAAIYGSRASAGVVVITTKQGKSGQSAININYFGGLQQANNLPKLLNTQQYLDVAEQAWNNSGISGDNPYTLDKSRTDLANTDWLDELFETGKTHNIELSASGGNEKTQYLLSGGYYRQDGIVRFDNDKFERLNFRVNLNSALTERLKVGTNVQITYSKRDQISAKGDAPGIIRHALLRPPVLGVYKDPSDPTWSAEDPFTDLPFYRNNQVNTGYESNKYEYTRNPVAAAYFTDNVFSRIKTFGNVFSEYAFLSDKSLKFRTNVGIDLNVNHTKAFMENYGDDDGSAGPNDLGKGRLNRPDGLNEDRGTDFTLTWNNVLSYEKTFGAHHISALAGTEFIKNNASAMNASRRRYDYMLPTFRYLDYGSTLLDVWNGGSGSEYSLFSLFGSATYEYDGKYLVTANLRADESSRFGQNYRWGYFPSVSAGWTISKEAFMQDIKWINDLRLRASTGTLGNQEIDNYAYLTLMRRVGENYLVDRYGNPDLKWETTIQHNVGLDLTLFQNHVTFTADYFIKDTRDILLPISLPSLVGNVQPTIVNAGQVKNRGFEFSLGYRNATESGFRYGINANIATLSNEVVRLHPNVPYISSTTSRTQVGHPLNAYYGYLVEGIYQNQEEVSTHLHGIANPTQRPGDIRFRDLNGDGIINDQDRDFMGNPIPKLTYGLNLSAAYKGFDLAVLIQGVNGVDRYNDGRKILDFDTRPFNYTTDVLGAWNGEGSSNTIPRLTFNDNGSSRVSTIILEDASYARLKNVELGYSFGSFIKDSKVLKNMRIYASGQNLLTITDYKGLDPESTDLIDMGTYPSSRTFLFGINVTF; encoded by the coding sequence ATGATGAACAGTAGAATTTTAGGATTAAAACTATGTTTGCTCGTCTTCCCATCCTTCTTGCTCTCTGATTTCCCTGCAGCGGCAAAAGCGCATTCGAAACCTATCAGACAGACAGTGCAACAAACAACTGTTAAAGGGCAAGTATTGGATGTCGCGGGGCAGCCCTTACCCGGAGCAACGATTCGGGTGAAAGAAGGAACAAGCGTAACATCCACAGATGTAAATGGGCAGTTTACGATACCTGCTCAAAATGGACAGATTTTACAGGTTTCCTTTACCGGGTATCTTACCAAAGACGTTGCAACCAAAGCAGCCACCGAGTTAATCATTACGTTGGAAGAAGATGCCGCCGCCTTAGACGAAGTCGTTGTGGTGGGTTATTCTGCCCAACGAAGGTCTTCTGTAACCGGAGCGGTAGCTTCGGTTAACATGTCCGATGTAGAATCACGTCGGGTTCCCAGTGTGACACAGGCGCTACAGGGGCAGGTAGCCGGTGTGCAGATTACGCAAAGTAGCGGTGCCCCTGGCGATGGCATTAACGTGCGTATACGCGGGGAAGGCACTATTGGCAATAACAATCCGCTGTACGTTGTAGACGGAGTGCCCTCTAGAGACATCAGTTTTCTAAATCCTACCGATATTGCATCTATGTCTGTACTAAAAGATGCCTCCGCCGCCGCTATTTATGGTTCCAGGGCATCGGCCGGTGTGGTGGTCATTACCACAAAACAGGGGAAGTCTGGTCAAAGCGCCATCAATATCAATTACTTTGGAGGTTTGCAACAGGCAAACAATTTACCCAAGCTACTGAATACACAGCAATACCTTGACGTGGCAGAGCAGGCTTGGAACAATTCTGGGATTTCTGGTGATAACCCCTATACCCTAGATAAGTCGCGTACAGACCTGGCCAACACGGATTGGTTAGATGAGTTATTTGAAACGGGCAAAACACACAATATCGAACTTTCCGCAAGCGGCGGTAATGAAAAAACGCAATATTTGCTATCAGGAGGCTATTATCGGCAAGACGGTATTGTGCGATTTGATAATGATAAATTTGAAAGGCTCAATTTCCGCGTAAATCTGAATAGCGCACTAACAGAACGGCTTAAGGTGGGTACCAATGTGCAGATAACCTATTCTAAGCGCGATCAGATATCTGCAAAAGGCGATGCCCCGGGCATTATTCGCCACGCACTCCTTAGACCACCGGTATTAGGCGTTTACAAAGACCCTTCAGACCCCACATGGTCTGCCGAGGATCCTTTTACTGACCTACCTTTTTATCGGAACAACCAGGTCAATACCGGATACGAAAGCAATAAATACGAATATACGCGCAACCCCGTAGCTGCCGCTTATTTTACTGATAATGTCTTTTCGCGTATTAAAACTTTCGGTAACGTATTTAGCGAATATGCTTTCCTTTCAGACAAGTCGCTCAAATTCCGGACAAACGTAGGCATTGACCTCAACGTAAATCACACCAAGGCCTTTATGGAAAACTATGGCGATGATGATGGCAGTGCCGGCCCCAATGATTTGGGAAAAGGGCGTCTCAACAGGCCTGATGGACTCAATGAAGATCGCGGAACAGATTTCACGCTAACCTGGAACAACGTGTTATCTTACGAAAAAACCTTTGGTGCCCATCACATCAGTGCACTGGCTGGTACGGAGTTCATTAAAAACAATGCTTCTGCCATGAATGCCTCCCGTAGACGCTATGATTATATGTTACCTACCTTCCGTTACCTGGATTATGGCAGCACCTTATTAGACGTATGGAATGGCGGTTCGGGGTCAGAATACTCCCTATTCAGTTTGTTTGGCTCGGCAACTTATGAGTATGATGGCAAATACCTGGTCACTGCAAATTTACGTGCCGATGAATCTTCCCGCTTTGGTCAAAACTACCGTTGGGGTTATTTCCCTTCTGTTTCCGCTGGTTGGACTATCAGTAAAGAAGCATTCATGCAGGATATTAAGTGGATAAATGACTTACGTCTGCGCGCTAGCACCGGTACCTTAGGAAATCAGGAAATTGACAATTACGCCTATCTTACCTTGATGCGGAGAGTGGGTGAAAATTACTTGGTTGACCGTTACGGAAACCCTGATCTGAAATGGGAAACAACTATCCAACATAACGTAGGATTAGACCTTACCTTATTTCAGAACCACGTCACCTTTACGGCTGATTATTTTATCAAAGATACCCGGGATATCCTATTGCCCATTTCCCTGCCCAGCTTGGTAGGAAACGTACAACCCACCATTGTTAACGCGGGCCAAGTTAAGAATCGAGGCTTTGAGTTTTCCCTAGGCTATCGCAACGCTACCGAAAGCGGTTTCCGCTATGGGATAAATGCCAATATAGCTACCTTATCTAATGAGGTAGTACGCTTGCATCCCAATGTGCCCTACATCAGCAGTACCACCTCCAGAACCCAGGTAGGACATCCATTGAATGCCTACTATGGCTACCTCGTTGAAGGTATCTATCAAAATCAGGAAGAAGTTAGTACGCATTTACATGGTATCGCAAACCCAACACAGCGGCCGGGCGACATCCGTTTTAGAGATTTAAATGGAGATGGTATTATTAACGATCAAGATCGGGATTTTATGGGCAACCCCATCCCTAAACTAACCTATGGACTGAACCTCTCAGCTGCCTATAAAGGATTTGATCTCGCCGTATTGATCCAAGGTGTAAACGGGGTTGACCGTTACAACGACGGGCGGAAGATTCTGGATTTTGACACCCGGCCATTTAACTATACAACAGACGTATTAGGTGCCTGGAACGGAGAAGGCAGCAGCAACACCATTCCACGTTTAACATTTAACGATAATGGCAGCAGTAGGGTTTCTACCATCATACTTGAAGACGCATCCTATGCGCGTTTGAAAAACGTAGAGCTTGGTTATTCATTTGGCTCATTCATCAAAGATTCCAAAGTGCTGAAAAATATGCGCATTTATGCTTCGGGACAAAACCTGCTCACCATTACGGATTACAAAGGCCTGGACCCCGAGTCTACAGATCTGATTGATATGGGTACTTACCCATCCTCCAGAACATTTTTATTTGGTATAAACGTAACCTTTTAA
- a CDS encoding TonB-dependent receptor, which translates to MMYNRLSAYATSKTLFCRYLLLLMLWIYFSCEVIAQQAAETTFSGVLSDSTGKAIVGATIMVTGRGAVTSSDARGCFSLPAAYAQSFTARHVNYLPLEVTITLPIVSDSLYRWTMQGKPNMLDQISVTASPMPIELRKIASSVSIIQKTDPELRQIQTLDEALAYIPGVSVDRGRGLTTTGTHTNVIMRGTGSANRTLILKDGVPINDSYTGGVSEWNSLAGNSIERIEVVRGPGSSIYGSNSMGGTINLVTQNPTAQPVLGADFRYGSMDTYQANMKVGKQLTDRWGAIVFAEYKKTGGYTYMADSLWNNYFQRPSMTLFNVNTKLSYNFPGAGTLTAIADYNGQQPLSGTNTIYDDHTMTGNYQLRYTNPEATYAPDILAYYNVQNRQSEAIRWDASANAFSDRYYDSRVPLDTYGLIAKVHRTWAKHAVTWGTDLRFTEIVSRKDYFDQGIQDFTGRQDFISFFINDDFSLTDRLHANLGLRYDYWANRNGRFFDNMSGEDIAINYDDASKHIVNPKIGLTYDLTNNWRLRTVYATGFRAPSSFYMYNAAPLGSSFRLGNPDLKPERMNYSFDLGADYQLSDVLELSTTIYRSQYSDFLTAVLIDADEVPSYFDVQGLPVRQYINIGEVNLWGAEAFARYRISRDLSVQLSYFYNTSKITRYETNPEYEGNSMNDNPRNNFSEAVVFDRPGLFHLSVWGRHTGSFYGDLENTTDREMAAVTVFDLKFGKTLGPVSLNINMMNIFDKQYYGSYTSPSSYYYAPGRSIFAGITYQINH; encoded by the coding sequence ATGATGTATAATAGACTTTCAGCTTATGCCACTAGTAAAACGCTATTTTGCCGGTATCTACTTCTTTTGATGTTATGGATTTACTTTTCCTGTGAGGTTATTGCCCAACAGGCGGCGGAAACTACGTTTTCCGGAGTTTTGTCCGACTCCACCGGCAAGGCCATAGTAGGAGCTACCATTATGGTTACAGGTCGCGGAGCTGTAACCAGTAGCGATGCCCGGGGCTGCTTTTCTCTTCCGGCAGCCTATGCGCAATCATTTACTGCTCGACATGTGAATTATTTGCCATTGGAAGTGACGATAACATTGCCCATTGTTTCCGACTCGCTTTACCGATGGACGATGCAGGGCAAGCCGAATATGCTGGATCAGATCTCTGTTACCGCTTCTCCAATGCCAATTGAACTAAGGAAGATTGCCTCAAGCGTTTCCATTATACAAAAAACGGATCCTGAGCTTCGGCAGATACAAACCTTAGATGAAGCTCTGGCTTACATACCGGGGGTATCGGTTGATCGTGGTCGGGGATTAACCACAACGGGTACACATACGAACGTTATCATGCGTGGAACGGGTTCTGCCAATAGGACGCTGATCTTGAAGGATGGCGTGCCCATTAACGACTCTTATACCGGGGGAGTATCCGAATGGAACAGCCTCGCAGGGAACAGTATCGAACGCATTGAGGTTGTCCGGGGGCCGGGATCATCTATATATGGTTCAAATTCCATGGGAGGAACGATTAATCTGGTTACGCAAAACCCAACGGCACAACCGGTATTAGGTGCTGATTTTCGTTATGGTTCCATGGATACTTATCAGGCAAATATGAAGGTCGGTAAGCAATTGACCGACCGCTGGGGCGCTATCGTCTTTGCCGAATATAAGAAAACAGGGGGATATACCTATATGGCTGATAGTCTGTGGAATAATTATTTCCAACGACCGAGCATGACATTGTTTAATGTAAATACCAAGCTGTCATACAATTTTCCAGGTGCTGGTACACTGACCGCCATTGCAGACTATAACGGTCAGCAACCCTTATCTGGAACAAATACGATTTATGATGATCATACGATGACAGGTAATTATCAGCTACGCTATACCAATCCGGAAGCGACTTATGCACCCGATATTCTCGCCTACTATAATGTCCAGAACCGGCAGTCGGAAGCCATACGTTGGGATGCATCAGCAAATGCTTTTAGCGACCGGTATTACGATTCGCGTGTGCCTTTAGATACCTATGGCCTGATCGCAAAAGTGCATCGGACATGGGCTAAACATGCGGTAACCTGGGGGACGGATCTCCGGTTCACCGAGATTGTATCCCGCAAAGACTATTTTGATCAAGGGATTCAGGATTTTACCGGTCGACAGGATTTTATTTCCTTTTTTATTAACGACGATTTCAGTTTGACAGATCGGCTTCACGCTAATTTGGGTTTACGCTATGATTACTGGGCTAACCGGAATGGCAGGTTTTTCGACAACATGTCCGGAGAAGATATAGCTATCAATTACGATGACGCATCAAAACATATTGTTAACCCTAAAATCGGATTAACTTATGATTTAACTAATAACTGGAGACTGCGGACCGTTTACGCCACAGGCTTTCGGGCACCCAGCAGCTTCTATATGTATAATGCTGCACCGCTGGGATCTTCTTTTCGATTAGGAAATCCCGATTTAAAGCCTGAACGTATGAACTATTCTTTTGACCTTGGAGCTGATTATCAGCTGTCGGACGTCTTAGAATTATCGACTACCATTTATCGTTCCCAATATAGCGACTTCCTCACCGCTGTACTGATTGATGCCGATGAAGTGCCAAGTTATTTTGATGTTCAAGGACTTCCTGTAAGGCAATATATCAATATCGGAGAGGTAAACCTATGGGGAGCCGAAGCCTTCGCACGTTACCGTATTTCCAGAGATCTGTCGGTTCAGCTCAGCTATTTCTACAATACCTCCAAAATCACCCGCTATGAAACTAATCCCGAGTATGAAGGGAATAGTATGAACGACAATCCCAGGAATAATTTTTCTGAGGCCGTGGTATTTGATCGGCCGGGATTATTTCACCTGAGTGTCTGGGGACGGCATACGGGTTCTTTCTATGGCGACCTTGAAAATACCACTGATAGGGAGATGGCTGCTGTTACGGTGTTTGACCTGAAATTTGGGAAAACATTGGGGCCGGTAAGCCTGAATATTAATATGATGAACATATTCGATAAACAATACTACGGTAGTTATACTTCACCCAGCAGCTATTATTACGCCCCCGGGCGGAGTATTTTTGCCGGAATCACTTATCAGATTAACCATTAA